Genomic DNA from Macadamia integrifolia cultivar HAES 741 chromosome 6, SCU_Mint_v3, whole genome shotgun sequence:
GTTTGAAGATAAATCAAAGGAAGCTAAACAATTGGGTGAGGAAAATTTGGGGCTGCTGTCGGTTCAAACTAAACTACGAGACCAAATTTCAGGGTTGGAAATAATATCAATAGACAGAGGGAGTGAAGTTTCTGCTCTCTTGAAGAAAATTGATGATAGCCAGAGTGAGGCAACGACTCAAACAGAGAGTTTAACAGCGCAGTTGGACAATCTGCAATTGGAGGTGGACTCTTTACATTCTCAGAGAAGTGATTTggaagagaaaatcaaaagtaaaagtGATGAAACTAAACAATTGAGGGAGGAGAATTTGGTACTGCAGCTAGGCCTAACTGGCTTGCAAAATCAGGTAATTGAATGGGAAAGAAcagtgaaagaaaaagaatgtgaAATCTCTGCTCTCGATGAGGAACTGAAGGACAGAAAGAAGGAAGCAGCAGTTCAGATCAATGACTTACTACTGGAACTAGATTCCTTGCGTACTAAGGAAAACCAATTACAGTTGCAAATTGTGGAAAAAAACCAAGAAGGTCCAGAATATGAGAAGAAGATTGAAAATCTGAACCATGAGAAAGGCTATCTGGCAGTGCAGGTAACCGACCTTCAGCTGGAGGTGAATTCTTTGTTGTCACAGAAAAATGAATTAGAAAAGCAGATCAAAATTAAGAATCATCAAGCAGAAGAGTTGATGAAGGAAAACCAGGCACTGCAGCTCATGGGGACCAAGTTGCAAGATCAGATTTTGGATTTGGAGAGAACATCATCAGAGAGAGGAGACGAACTCTCTGCTCTTCTGGAGAAACTTGAGGATAGCAAGAATGAAGGGTCAGCTCAAATTGCAGACTTAATAGCACAGGTCAATGGATTGCAAGTGGAGTTGGACTCCTTGCACTCCCAGAAAAGCCATTTGGAATTGCAGATTGtggaagaaaaacaagaagcTGCAGGAAGACAGACCCAAGTGGAGAACATAAACATGGAGTTAACTAGCAAGGTTGCTGATCAGAAGAGATTGCTGGAAGACCAGGAAGATAGAATCCGCAAGTTAACTGAAGAATACAAACAACTTGAGGATCTATATCGGGAATCACAGGAGAATCTGCAATTGGCTCATAAAAAGAACGAAGAAATGGGAGAAGTGTACCAGAGAAATGTTGATTCTAAAGATGAGATGATACATATGTTGCAGAGGATGGCTGAGGAGCTGAAGAAAGAGGTAGAAATTGGAAGAGAAGAGGTTACTACACTGAAAACAGAGTTGAGTGAATTGGAGGGGAATCATAGAGATCTTCAGGAAAGGCTCTACTCCACAGAATCAGATAAGACCGTTGCAACTGTAGAGAAGGAGCGCCTTCTGCGAGCAAAGTCTGAAACTACAGAAATGATGCAGAGAATTCAAAGAGAGCAGCAGGGAGAGATTGCAAGGTTACAGGATGAGATCAACACTATTGAAGTTAAAATACGGCTGTCAAACCGGAAGCTACATATCACCGAACAATTACTCACTGAGAGAGAAGAAAGCTACAGGAAGAAGGAAGAGCAGTTCGTACAAGAATGCAAAGAACTTGAGGATCAGAACTCCAAATTGTCCAATGAGATTGCTACTGTTCAGAGTGATCTCGTAGAGATCAGGACTACACTGGAGAAGTTTTGCAATTCATTCTCTGGACTTGAACTGGTGTTCCAGAAGTTCCAGGAAGATGATAGTTCCTTCCGGAACCGTATTGCAGAAGTCTCAGAAGCACTTCGGATTGCAAAGATCTGGGTCACCGGCacaaatgataagaaaaaagaaCTGGAAAGTTCGGTAGGTAGTCTAGTTGAGACACTGAAAGATAAGCAAGAACAGGAAACGGGGTTAAGAGATAGAGTTGGTGAGTTAGAAGTGAAGGTGAGTGAAGgggaagaggagaaggagaaactGATGATGAGTGTAACTGAACTTAAGAAGAAGGCAAGAGAATTGGAAAAGAGgctcaaagaaaaagaagatgtgGTGCTCAGtatggaggaagagaagaaagaagctaTAAGGCAGTTGTGCATTTGCATCGAATACCACCGTGATCAAATTGATTATCTGGTGGAATTGCTCCCAAAGAAAATAGTGAGCAAACAGAGGGCAGCttagatttcttttcttctgtttggTTTTTCGTGGATGTGGTTTAATCAATCTTATCGTCTTCATTTTCACCCCAGGGCAGGTGGATTTGTTAATTGAATTGAGTGCTGAAGAAATTAACTGAATGAGTAATGACTAGCAAATTTAGCTTTTTCTTTCGATTGATGTATTGTTTGAGAAAATTTTACTACCCCCTATAGAAGGGGACAAAAGTTGTTGAATGAACTTTACaccccaaaaaaaggaaaaaagaaaaaaattgaatgaaaatgGTTTCATCGGTTTCATTTTGTTCAAACTTAGATTGACCCTATTTGTTACTTTTCATCGACAATCCCGTTATAATTCTAGCATGTATCAGTTTTTCATTCCTATTGGAAATTATAATATCTTGATATAGGCAGATTCTGTTATAGAAGATGTTTCCGCTACCAAAAGCGGCTTGTTTCGTATGAATGTTGCGACTTGGTGGTCAAAcggtcgaaacagcctctcgacattcacaggaaggctgcatagttcttcccccacccccccccctgcGGACGTCGCACATGCGGGGGAGCCTTCTACaccgggtatgccctttttttttttctttgctgctACATTGATTTGATCTAAAATTTTCAGTTCTTCCAGATAGATGGTGGAGAAGCTTCATAAGCATATTGGATACTCTTAACAGGGTAGAATCAACCCATCGCAGAGAGGTTTAGCTTTGTTTGTGCTTGAATCAGGTCCATCTTGGCTCTCTGGCAAAGAGCCAAACTTGTTCTGTTCTCGACACAAGTCATCaacccatttttattttattcttttgcaCTATGAACGACCAAGAGAGTGGCCAGTCCTGGAGGTTAATTGTATCTGTTGCAAATCAATTTACCTCTGATTCTTCCTTGTGGTCTAGTGTATTTCTTGATAGTTGTGATCTGTGACAGCTCTATTGCATCTTTCTTTTGAAACACAGCTCatcccattttattttattcttttgcaCTATGAACGACCAAGAGAGTGGCCAGTCCTGGAGGTTAATTGTCTCTGTTGCAAATCAATTTACCTCTGATTCTTCCTTGTGGTTTAGTGTATTCCTTGATAGTTGTGATCTGTGATTGCATCTTTCTTTTGAAACACAGCTTCATTTCCTACTACTCCAAATTTAC
This window encodes:
- the LOC122081985 gene encoding COP1-interactive protein 1-like, with product MIAGKGEASRMMKHSIKSFVGTHVSPEKTEQLKETKNEIENKVKKILNLIKDGEEGNSKDEGEEGNSIVNSNRESELFGLVKDFHEQYQSLYDHYDHLTGKLKEKFHYQEGKDGNTSASHSSYSDSDSDSDSDHSSKEKVGENRKQGNELQKQDESIKRELEAANDQVSDLKQRLEDAYREKEALRADMEKVLSSIDEGKKLSEDLQAKADQLNDEKSTLSVENGSLKHELESMKGEVSDLKQRLESANERAADLAQGLGSAQEENMALASKNVEISNVMAQARREIQELTEEVQQLSQRSNESEAELSALKKIHEEFENEASARIKGLEAQITDLRSEMDSLRAQKSELEQQFEDKSKEAKQLGEENLGLLSVQTKLRDQISGLEIISIDRGSEVSALLKKIDDSQSEATTQTESLTAQLDNLQLEVDSLHSQRSDLEEKIKSKSDETKQLREENLVLQLGLTGLQNQVIEWERTVKEKECEISALDEELKDRKKEAAVQINDLLLELDSLRTKENQLQLQIVEKNQEGPEYEKKIENLNHEKGYLAVQVTDLQLEVNSLLSQKNELEKQIKIKNHQAEELMKENQALQLMGTKLQDQILDLERTSSERGDELSALLEKLEDSKNEGSAQIADLIAQVNGLQVELDSLHSQKSHLELQIVEEKQEAAGRQTQVENINMELTSKVADQKRLLEDQEDRIRKLTEEYKQLEDLYRESQENLQLAHKKNEEMGEVYQRNVDSKDEMIHMLQRMAEELKKEVEIGREEVTTLKTELSELEGNHRDLQERLYSTESDKTVATVEKERLLRAKSETTEMMQRIQREQQGEIARLQDEINTIEVKIRLSNRKLHITEQLLTEREESYRKKEEQFVQECKELEDQNSKLSNEIATVQSDLVEIRTTLEKFCNSFSGLELVFQKFQEDDSSFRNRIAEVSEALRIAKIWVTGTNDKKKELESSVGSLVETLKDKQEQETGLRDRVGELEVKVSEGEEEKEKLMMSVTELKKKARELEKRLKEKEDVVLSMEEEKKEAIRQLCICIEYHRDQIDYLVELLPKKIVSKQRAA